One window from the genome of Planktothrix serta PCC 8927 encodes:
- the ftsH gene encoding ATP-dependent zinc metalloprotease FtsH codes for MSIKKRPKLPSSQKIAQILLISAGVILIGNWLFPQLTRPRFPKVPYSFFIQQIEDGKVSKVLVGDNEILYQIKGENNQPEGILSTTPIFDLELPKRLEAKGIEFAASPAPKQSWLSVVLNWVIPPLILVVAFQYFMKRDPQGSLSINKSKAKVFVKGETDNITFADVAGVDEAKTELAEIVDFLKSPQRFTEIGAKIPKGVLLVGPPGTGKTLLGKAVAGEAGVPFFSISGSEFIELFVGTGAARVRDLFEQAKKKAPCIIFIDELDAIGKSRSSGSFQSGSNDEREQTLNQLLTEMDGFGVGDATVIVLAATNRPEALDAALLRPGRFDRQVLVDRPDLAGRKAVLEIYAKKVKLEDHVDLHTIATRTPGFGGAELANLVNEAALLAARNQRKLVKQEDFYEAIERVVAGLEKRSRVLNEKEKKIVAYHEVGHAIVGALMPGGGKVTKISIVPRGMSALGYTLRMPTEDRFLMDEIEFREQIAMLLGGRAAEELVFGNVTNGASDDLQRATGLAERMVLNYGMSKALGPLAYEKAKQNNFLGNSDANLRRPMSEKTAEAIDDEVKDIVNNAHQKALAILNYNRDLLTEISQKVLETEVIEGDELQQLLEQVKPVSR; via the coding sequence ATGAGTATTAAAAAAAGACCTAAATTACCCAGTTCTCAAAAAATTGCCCAAATTTTATTAATCTCAGCCGGGGTAATTTTAATCGGAAATTGGTTGTTTCCTCAACTGACTCGTCCTCGTTTTCCTAAAGTTCCCTATAGTTTTTTTATCCAACAAATTGAAGATGGTAAAGTCTCAAAAGTTTTAGTGGGCGACAACGAAATTCTTTACCAAATCAAAGGCGAGAATAATCAACCTGAAGGAATTTTATCAACTACCCCGATTTTTGATTTAGAACTCCCCAAACGCTTAGAAGCCAAAGGAATTGAATTTGCGGCTTCTCCGGCTCCTAAACAAAGTTGGTTAAGTGTTGTTTTAAATTGGGTAATTCCGCCTTTAATTTTAGTGGTAGCGTTTCAATATTTTATGAAACGAGATCCCCAAGGATCATTATCCATTAATAAAAGTAAAGCCAAGGTTTTTGTTAAAGGTGAAACCGATAATATTACCTTTGCAGATGTGGCGGGAGTTGATGAAGCAAAAACCGAATTAGCAGAAATCGTTGATTTCCTGAAAAGTCCCCAACGGTTTACCGAAATAGGAGCAAAAATTCCCAAAGGCGTGTTATTAGTTGGCCCCCCAGGAACTGGAAAAACTCTATTAGGAAAAGCGGTCGCTGGAGAAGCCGGAGTTCCCTTTTTTAGTATATCGGGTTCAGAATTTATTGAGTTATTTGTGGGAACTGGAGCCGCGCGAGTTCGAGACTTATTTGAACAGGCGAAAAAGAAAGCCCCCTGTATTATTTTTATTGATGAATTAGATGCTATTGGAAAATCCAGAAGTAGTGGAAGTTTCCAAAGTGGGAGTAACGATGAACGAGAACAAACCCTGAATCAATTATTAACTGAAATGGATGGGTTTGGGGTCGGAGATGCGACGGTAATTGTATTAGCCGCCACCAACCGCCCTGAAGCCTTAGACGCGGCATTATTACGCCCTGGACGCTTTGATAGACAGGTCTTAGTAGACAGACCCGACTTAGCGGGACGCAAAGCGGTTTTAGAAATTTATGCTAAAAAAGTTAAATTAGAAGATCATGTAGATTTACACACCATTGCCACAAGAACTCCGGGTTTTGGAGGCGCAGAATTAGCAAATTTAGTTAATGAAGCAGCCCTATTAGCGGCTAGAAATCAACGTAAGTTAGTGAAACAGGAGGATTTTTATGAGGCTATTGAAAGGGTGGTTGCGGGGTTAGAAAAACGCAGTCGCGTGTTAAACGAAAAAGAGAAGAAAATTGTCGCCTATCATGAAGTCGGTCATGCCATTGTCGGGGCGTTAATGCCGGGGGGTGGAAAAGTGACTAAAATTTCTATTGTGCCGCGTGGAATGTCCGCATTAGGGTATACTTTAAGAATGCCAACGGAAGACCGTTTTTTAATGGATGAAATTGAATTTCGGGAACAAATTGCCATGCTATTAGGCGGACGGGCTGCGGAAGAATTAGTCTTTGGAAATGTTACCAATGGCGCCTCAGATGACCTACAACGGGCAACGGGATTAGCTGAAAGAATGGTACTGAATTATGGCATGAGTAAAGCTTTAGGGCCCTTAGCTTATGAAAAAGCCAAACAGAATAATTTTTTAGGCAATTCTGATGCTAATCTTCGCCGTCCTATGAGTGAAAAAACCGCAGAAGCTATTGATGATGAAGTCAAGGATATTGTTAATAATGCTCATCAAAAAGCTTTAGCTATTTTGAATTATAATCGAGACTTATTAACGGAAATTTCTCAAAAAGTATTAGAAACAGAGGTAATTGAAGGGGATGAATTACAACAATTGTTAGAGCAGGTTAAACCTGTATCTCGATAA
- a CDS encoding AAA family ATPase, with product MRFKLENLGCLKDVDIELGKLTIICGKNNTGKTYINYAIYGFLSTWDSIIDFNLDNEIESLFQEGTVSIDLSSLEDSFIQALNKSVNNYSKSIYKMFSVDEDFLKNANFNVIPSEYTPNYSQEISSNFFSQKQKQFLKIIKPKDSSIFEISLLIEDSLGEDKKEPTPPLVMIRDVINRTLAKAFSGYYFPKPFIITSERTGVSLFYKELDISKNIMIEQLKKKSKIEPFDFLNMLNDSLSRYSKPIKDEIDFVRDLDNIQKNKSPLRETHPEILNIFKEILGGEYEVQDEGSIWFSFDQDGSSNQVPLHASSSSVKSLVDLNFYIKHLAKPGDLLIIDEPELNLHPSNQRKLAKLFTRLMKAGVKLLMTTHSDYLIKEFNNLILLNYSFPGKEKLMEKYNYIEDDILDKNDVKVYISDQNTLTPATITDLGIEVGSFDQEIIEMNNFFNEATVNYDY from the coding sequence ATGAGATTTAAACTCGAAAATTTAGGCTGTTTAAAAGACGTTGATATAGAATTAGGTAAGTTAACGATTATTTGTGGAAAAAACAATACAGGGAAAACCTATATCAATTATGCTATTTATGGATTTTTGAGTACCTGGGATTCTATTATAGATTTTAATTTAGATAATGAAATAGAAAGTTTGTTTCAAGAGGGGACAGTAAGTATTGATTTGTCTTCACTTGAAGATAGTTTTATCCAAGCACTAAACAAATCGGTTAATAACTACTCTAAATCTATATATAAAATGTTTAGTGTTGATGAAGATTTTTTAAAAAATGCAAATTTTAATGTAATTCCATCTGAATATACACCAAATTATTCACAAGAAATATCCAGTAATTTCTTTTCCCAAAAGCAGAAACAATTTTTGAAAATCATAAAACCTAAAGATAGTTCTATTTTTGAAATTTCATTACTAATTGAGGATTCTTTAGGTGAGGACAAAAAAGAGCCAACACCACCCCTAGTAATGATTAGAGACGTGATTAACCGTACTTTAGCGAAAGCATTCTCAGGATATTATTTTCCAAAACCATTTATTATCACATCTGAAAGAACTGGAGTATCGCTCTTTTATAAAGAACTTGATATTAGCAAAAATATCATGATTGAGCAATTGAAAAAAAAATCTAAAATTGAACCGTTCGACTTTCTCAATATGTTGAATGATAGTTTATCTCGATATTCCAAACCCATTAAAGATGAAATAGATTTTGTCAGAGATTTAGACAATATTCAAAAAAACAAAAGTCCACTTCGGGAAACTCATCCAGAAATTTTAAATATTTTTAAAGAGATTTTAGGTGGGGAATATGAAGTTCAAGATGAAGGTTCTATCTGGTTTTCTTTTGATCAAGATGGAAGTTCAAATCAGGTTCCACTACACGCGAGTTCTTCTAGTGTTAAATCCTTAGTTGATCTAAACTTTTATATCAAGCATCTTGCTAAACCAGGAGATTTATTAATTATAGATGAACCAGAGCTTAATTTACATCCTTCTAATCAAAGAAAACTCGCTAAGTTGTTTACTCGTTTAATGAAAGCAGGTGTAAAATTATTGATGACAACTCATAGTGATTATTTAATTAAAGAATTTAATAACTTAATTTTATTGAATTATTCGTTTCCAGGTAAAGAAAAATTAATGGAAAAGTATAATTATATAGAAGATGATATTTTAGATAAAAATGATGTCAAAGTTTATATCTCAGATCAAAATACCTTAACTCCTGCTACCATAACAGATTTAGGAATTGAAGTTGGAAGTTTTGATCAAGAGATTATTGAAATGAATAACTTTTTCAATGAAGCAACTGTTAATTATGATTATTGA
- a CDS encoding iron-containing alcohol dehydrogenase family protein — MPQTSSTQNLISTSVISLNIAPAQVLRGNHALIQAGEAIAGFGQRPLIIGGDRTLPLTIQALQPILERHQLQYSQASYGADCSETSLTALRQAVSNHKADFIIGTGGGKALDAAKLIAYQCHLPIVTIPTSGATCAAWTALSNVYSEDGAFLYDVSLARCPDLLILDYNLIQTAPQRMLVAGIGDAIAKWYEASVSSGHSDQTFMIAAVQQARVLRDILLQKSLTALQENGGETWREVVDATVLLAGVIGGIGGAQCRTVAAHAVHNGLTHIAASHGTLHGEKVAFGILAQLRLEEMVQGNQLAATARQQLLKFYTDLGLPQTLNDLGMGEITLAQLRQATDVACNERSDLHRLPFKVVPEQLMAAMVSTTAPIVEVKLKNSTP, encoded by the coding sequence ATGCCTCAAACTTCCTCAACCCAGAACCTAATATCCACTTCGGTTATAAGTTTAAATATTGCTCCCGCCCAAGTTTTACGCGGAAATCATGCCTTAATACAAGCAGGAGAGGCGATCGCAGGCTTTGGTCAACGTCCGCTAATTATTGGTGGCGATCGCACTTTACCCCTTACTATTCAAGCTCTACAACCCATTTTAGAGCGTCATCAGCTCCAATATTCTCAAGCATCCTACGGCGCTGACTGTAGCGAAACGAGCTTAACAGCCCTACGTCAAGCTGTCAGTAACCATAAAGCAGATTTTATTATCGGGACGGGAGGCGGAAAAGCCCTGGATGCGGCCAAACTGATCGCCTATCAATGCCATCTCCCCATCGTGACTATTCCTACTTCTGGGGCGACCTGCGCCGCTTGGACAGCCCTTTCTAACGTCTATTCCGAGGATGGGGCGTTTTTATATGATGTCAGTTTAGCCCGGTGTCCCGATTTATTGATTTTGGACTATAACTTAATTCAAACCGCCCCCCAACGGATGTTAGTAGCGGGTATTGGAGATGCGATCGCTAAATGGTATGAAGCCTCTGTCAGTAGCGGACATTCCGATCAAACCTTCATGATTGCTGCGGTACAACAGGCGCGAGTTCTGCGAGATATATTATTACAAAAATCCTTAACCGCGTTACAGGAAAACGGTGGCGAAACTTGGCGGGAAGTCGTGGATGCAACGGTGTTACTTGCTGGAGTTATTGGCGGTATTGGGGGCGCCCAATGTCGTACCGTTGCCGCCCATGCAGTTCATAATGGGTTAACCCATATTGCAGCCAGTCATGGGACTTTACACGGGGAAAAGGTCGCCTTTGGGATTTTAGCGCAATTGCGTTTAGAGGAAATGGTACAAGGCAACCAACTCGCTGCCACCGCTAGACAACAATTATTAAAGTTTTACACGGATTTAGGTTTACCCCAAACCCTGAATGATTTAGGGATGGGTGAAATCACCTTAGCCCAACTGCGACAAGCCACCGACGTTGCTTGTAATGAACGTTCTGATCTTCATCGTTTACCGTTTAAAGTGGTTCCTGAACAGTTAATGGCGGCAATGGTGTCAACTACAGCCCCCATCGTTGAAGTCAAGCTGAAGAATTCAACCCCTTAA